A genomic stretch from Terriglobus sp. RCC_193 includes:
- a CDS encoding pyruvoyl-dependent arginine decarboxylase, which yields MNMVPKRIFFTKGVGKHKERLTSFEMALRDAGIAAQNLVRVSSIFPPKCKLITRKEGLKYLNPGEVVFAVVAENSTREAHRLCVSSIGVAIPTDRNTYGYLSEHHSFGETEDQAGDYAEELAAEMLATTLDVDFDPDKSWDEKKEIYRISNKIVRTANVTQSAVGDKKGLWTTTIAAAILIMDDEEK from the coding sequence ATGAACATGGTTCCGAAGCGCATCTTCTTCACGAAGGGCGTAGGAAAGCACAAGGAACGACTGACATCGTTCGAGATGGCGCTGCGCGACGCCGGTATCGCGGCTCAGAATCTGGTACGCGTGTCGTCCATCTTCCCGCCCAAGTGCAAACTGATCACCCGCAAGGAAGGTTTGAAGTACCTGAACCCCGGCGAGGTCGTCTTTGCAGTGGTCGCGGAAAACAGCACGCGTGAAGCACACCGCCTTTGCGTGTCGTCCATCGGCGTGGCTATCCCCACCGATCGCAACACCTACGGCTATCTCTCGGAGCACCACAGCTTCGGTGAGACCGAAGATCAGGCTGGTGACTACGCAGAAGAACTGGCCGCGGAGATGCTCGCCACCACGCTCGACGTGGACTTCGATCCGGACAAGAGCTGGGATGAGAAGAAGGAAATCTACCGCATCTCCAACAAGATCGTGCGCACGGCAAACGTAACGCAGTCCGCCGTGGGCGACAAAAAAGGCCTGTGGACCACCACCATCGCCGCCGCCATCCTCATCATGGATGACGAGGAGAAGTAG
- the uvrB gene encoding excinuclease ABC subunit UvrB, which yields MDFQLATDYKPQGDQPTAIADLTQGLRDGEKHQVLLGVTGSGKTFTMAKVIEASNRPALILAHNKTLAAQLYHEFKQFFPNNAVEYFVSYYDYYQPEAYIPSGDLYIEKEATINDELDKLRLSATRSLFERRDCIIVSSVSCIYGLGSPEAYYGMLMLLEKGQKIRREDITRRLVEILYERNEGDFRRGTFRVRGDIIEVYPTYDELAYRIELFGDEIDSLSQIDPLFGTVKQKYARLPIYPKSHYVVQPERKSAAIDSIVSELTDWEAQLEKEGRMVEAQRIHQRTRFDLEMIKSVGYCHGIENYSRHFSGRLPGEPPPTLFDYFPRDFMIFIDESHVTVPQLHGMWHGDRSRKGNLVDYGFRLPSAMDNRPLKFDEFETRTGQIIYVSATPGPYELTKAAGVITEQIIRPTGLVDPPVEIRPIKGQIDDLLAEIRDRVSKNERVLVTTLTKRMAEDLSGYYTEVGVKCRYMHSEIETLERVKLLRDLRKGEYDVLVGINLLREGLDLPEVSLVAILDADKEGFLRSQGSLIQTIGRAARHLNGRAILYADNMTDSMRRALDETNRRREKQLAYNEEHGIIPQSVVRPIGEALVGIAEADYVDVSMDSSIQDFASQQELDKHIAGLETEMREAAKNFEFEKAAKLRDTIKELRTKEFFFA from the coding sequence ATGGACTTCCAGCTCGCGACGGACTACAAACCACAGGGCGATCAACCCACCGCCATCGCCGATCTGACGCAGGGATTGCGCGACGGCGAGAAGCATCAGGTGCTCCTCGGCGTCACCGGCAGCGGTAAGACCTTCACCATGGCAAAGGTCATTGAAGCCTCCAACCGGCCCGCCCTCATCCTGGCGCACAACAAGACACTCGCCGCACAGCTGTATCACGAGTTCAAACAGTTCTTCCCCAACAACGCAGTCGAATACTTCGTCAGCTATTACGACTACTACCAGCCCGAAGCCTACATCCCTTCCGGCGATCTCTACATCGAGAAAGAAGCCACCATCAACGACGAGTTGGACAAGCTGCGCCTCAGCGCAACGCGTTCTCTCTTCGAACGTCGCGACTGCATCATCGTCTCGTCCGTCTCCTGCATCTACGGCCTCGGTTCGCCGGAAGCGTATTACGGCATGTTGATGCTGCTCGAAAAAGGCCAGAAGATCCGCCGCGAAGACATCACCCGCCGTCTCGTCGAAATCCTTTACGAGCGCAACGAAGGCGACTTCCGCCGCGGCACCTTCCGCGTCCGCGGCGACATCATCGAGGTCTACCCCACCTACGACGAACTCGCTTACCGCATTGAACTCTTCGGCGACGAGATCGACTCTCTCTCGCAGATCGATCCACTCTTCGGCACCGTCAAGCAGAAGTACGCGCGCCTGCCCATCTATCCCAAATCGCACTATGTCGTACAGCCCGAACGCAAATCCGCGGCCATCGACTCCATCGTGAGCGAACTCACCGATTGGGAAGCACAGCTTGAAAAAGAGGGCCGCATGGTCGAAGCGCAGCGCATCCATCAGCGCACGCGTTTCGATCTTGAGATGATCAAGTCCGTAGGCTACTGCCACGGCATCGAAAATTACTCGCGCCACTTCAGCGGACGACTCCCCGGCGAACCGCCACCAACACTGTTCGATTACTTCCCACGCGACTTCATGATCTTCATCGACGAGTCGCACGTCACCGTCCCGCAGCTTCATGGCATGTGGCACGGCGACCGCTCACGCAAGGGCAACCTCGTCGACTACGGCTTCCGCCTGCCTTCCGCAATGGACAACCGTCCACTCAAGTTCGATGAATTTGAGACCCGCACCGGCCAGATCATCTACGTCTCTGCCACGCCCGGCCCATACGAACTCACCAAGGCCGCGGGCGTGATCACCGAACAGATCATCCGCCCCACCGGTCTTGTCGATCCGCCCGTAGAAATCCGGCCCATCAAGGGCCAGATTGATGACCTGCTCGCCGAAATCCGCGACCGCGTCAGCAAGAACGAACGTGTTTTGGTAACAACACTCACCAAACGCATGGCCGAAGACCTCAGCGGCTACTACACCGAAGTCGGTGTGAAGTGCCGTTACATGCACTCGGAGATCGAGACGCTGGAACGGGTGAAACTCCTGCGCGACCTGCGCAAAGGCGAATACGATGTCCTCGTCGGCATCAACCTTCTCCGCGAAGGCCTCGACCTGCCAGAAGTCTCGCTCGTCGCCATCCTCGACGCGGACAAGGAAGGCTTCCTTCGTTCGCAGGGATCGCTCATTCAGACCATCGGCCGCGCCGCACGCCACCTCAACGGCCGCGCCATCCTGTACGCCGACAACATGACGGACAGTATGCGTCGCGCACTCGACGAGACCAACCGCCGCCGTGAAAAGCAGCTCGCCTACAACGAAGAGCACGGCATCATTCCGCAGTCCGTCGTGCGTCCCATCGGCGAAGCGCTCGTCGGCATTGCCGAAGCCGATTACGTCGATGTCAGCATGGACAGCAGCATTCAGGACTTCGCATCGCAGCAGGAGCTGGACAAGCACATTGCCGGTCTGGAAACCGAGATGCGCGAAGCGGCAAAGAACTTTGAATTTGAGAAAGCCGCGAAGCTGCGCGACACCATTAAGGAACTGCGCACAAAGGAATTCTTCTTCGCTTAG
- a CDS encoding ADOP family duplicated permease: MIAALRAFFIRLRGLWIAPSSEPGMREELAHDLALMTEDGELRGLSHEEARRQALLQLGGLEQTMQSVRDRRTLPSVEELLQDLRFAFRQLRHRPAFTLTAIFTLALGFGASIAIFAFVDAAMIKPLPYREPQRLAWVTETVEIMGPANLSWQDYQDWQRQNRSFESLAVWRYGGFQMRIGEGLVFTPAMRVSANFLSTLGVHPVAGRDFAATDNLVGAAKVVMISYELWRDIFHMDPDVVNRTLDFSGDKYTVIGVLPEKFQFAPRGRLQALTAITPEQGYCEGRRSCHSLNGVARLKSGVTFQQADADVKAIAHNLESQYPDSNRGQGGIAMPLTEQIVRKIRPVFYVLLSAALLLCFIACINVASLLLARSEGRRREFALRTALGATRRRMFRQFATESITLVLTGTITGIALALLSVRSIMLLVPQSMRDQMPFFDSVSINRDTLFFAASIAIGAIILFTLIPGLRISWNALQRAIAEGSAGAGSGSLSWNRVGSLLVIAEVAVAVVLLAGAGLLSRSLANLLRTDLNFNPDHLVTVNVVPPGKKFPTDAAQIAMERRVVERLSTLPGVTAAGFGSLLPVTFNGNTDWIRFPDRPYDGKHIEINGRSASSTYLQALGVPLLKGRFISEQDTADKPLVAVVNRHFAESYFPGQNPIGKTFGDTSLTPKSMKTIVGVIDDLHEGSLDDPIWPAAYYSAYQSVDQAAIVLRVASGESSIIASLPGVIRSVDPDLGMSDVMTMNDRINSSQSATLHRGAAWLAGAFAITALLLCAVGLYGVISYSISLRTREIGVRMALGARRESIYGMVLREAGRLSLAGILSGLLLSVLAASLLKSVLFGVSGWDPLTLGISCVVLGVSTFLASALPARRAATANPMEALRTE; this comes from the coding sequence ATGATCGCCGCTCTACGCGCCTTCTTCATCCGGCTGCGAGGTCTCTGGATAGCTCCGTCCAGCGAACCCGGCATGCGTGAAGAACTCGCACACGATCTTGCCCTGATGACGGAAGATGGCGAACTCCGCGGTCTTTCCCATGAAGAAGCGCGCCGTCAGGCACTGCTGCAATTAGGAGGACTGGAACAAACCATGCAATCCGTTCGTGATCGTCGCACACTCCCTTCTGTGGAGGAGCTCCTTCAGGACCTCCGCTTTGCCTTCCGCCAGCTTCGCCATCGCCCCGCATTTACCCTGACCGCCATCTTCACCCTGGCACTGGGTTTCGGTGCCAGCATCGCCATCTTCGCTTTTGTCGACGCAGCCATGATCAAGCCGCTGCCCTACCGCGAACCGCAGCGTCTCGCGTGGGTTACCGAGACCGTCGAAATCATGGGCCCCGCCAACCTCTCCTGGCAGGATTATCAGGACTGGCAACGGCAGAACAGAAGCTTTGAATCGCTCGCCGTATGGCGTTACGGTGGCTTCCAGATGCGCATCGGTGAAGGCCTTGTCTTCACGCCGGCAATGCGTGTCAGTGCAAACTTCCTTTCCACGCTCGGCGTTCATCCAGTGGCGGGCCGCGATTTCGCCGCGACAGACAATCTCGTCGGAGCCGCAAAGGTTGTCATGATCAGCTACGAGCTGTGGCGAGACATTTTCCACATGGATCCCGACGTAGTGAATCGCACGCTGGATTTCAGCGGTGACAAATACACCGTCATCGGCGTCCTACCGGAAAAATTCCAGTTCGCCCCACGCGGTCGCCTTCAGGCTCTTACAGCCATCACGCCAGAGCAGGGTTACTGTGAAGGACGCAGAAGCTGCCATTCACTGAATGGAGTCGCACGTCTGAAATCTGGCGTCACCTTCCAGCAGGCAGATGCCGATGTGAAAGCAATCGCGCATAACCTGGAGTCGCAATACCCTGACTCCAACCGCGGCCAGGGCGGCATCGCCATGCCGCTCACAGAACAGATCGTTCGAAAAATCCGTCCTGTGTTCTACGTCCTGTTGTCTGCGGCTCTGTTGCTGTGCTTCATCGCCTGCATCAACGTCGCCAGCCTCTTGCTGGCACGCTCTGAAGGCCGCCGCCGAGAGTTTGCGCTGCGCACCGCACTCGGAGCAACACGCCGCAGAATGTTCCGGCAATTCGCAACAGAAAGCATCACGCTCGTACTCACCGGCACCATTACAGGCATCGCACTCGCTTTATTGAGCGTGCGTTCCATCATGCTTCTGGTACCGCAGAGTATGCGTGACCAGATGCCGTTCTTCGATTCCGTATCCATCAACCGCGACACTCTGTTCTTTGCGGCTTCCATCGCCATCGGCGCCATCATCCTGTTCACACTCATCCCCGGCCTGCGCATTTCATGGAACGCGTTACAGCGCGCCATTGCCGAAGGCAGTGCTGGTGCAGGCTCCGGCAGTCTCAGTTGGAACCGTGTGGGATCGTTGCTGGTCATCGCAGAAGTCGCGGTTGCGGTCGTGCTCCTGGCCGGGGCTGGACTTCTCTCGCGTAGCCTTGCCAATCTTCTGCGCACTGACCTCAACTTCAATCCCGATCATCTGGTTACTGTGAACGTCGTTCCGCCAGGAAAGAAGTTCCCCACAGACGCGGCGCAAATTGCGATGGAGCGTCGGGTCGTAGAACGCCTCTCCACTCTTCCAGGTGTCACCGCAGCAGGATTTGGAAGCCTGTTGCCGGTCACCTTCAACGGCAATACCGATTGGATTCGCTTCCCCGATCGCCCCTACGACGGCAAGCACATCGAGATCAATGGGCGCAGCGCTTCCTCTACCTATCTTCAGGCGCTCGGCGTGCCTCTGCTCAAAGGACGCTTCATCTCCGAGCAGGACACCGCCGACAAACCTTTGGTAGCCGTCGTGAATCGTCATTTCGCGGAGAGTTATTTCCCCGGTCAGAACCCCATCGGCAAGACCTTCGGAGATACCTCACTCACTCCCAAATCCATGAAAACCATCGTCGGTGTCATCGACGATCTGCATGAAGGTTCGCTCGACGATCCCATCTGGCCTGCAGCGTATTACTCCGCATATCAGTCGGTGGATCAGGCGGCCATCGTTCTCCGCGTAGCTTCCGGAGAAAGCTCCATCATCGCGTCTCTGCCCGGCGTGATTCGTTCTGTCGATCCCGATCTTGGTATGAGCGACGTCATGACCATGAACGACCGCATCAACAGTTCGCAAAGCGCTACGCTACATCGCGGTGCCGCATGGCTGGCGGGTGCATTCGCCATAACCGCGCTGCTGCTCTGCGCCGTCGGTCTCTATGGCGTCATCAGCTACTCCATCTCCCTGCGAACCCGCGAAATCGGCGTCCGCATGGCGCTCGGTGCGCGACGCGAATCCATTTACGGCATGGTGCTGCGCGAAGCTGGACGGCTTAGCCTGGCTGGCATCTTAAGCGGTCTGCTTCTTTCCGTACTCGCCGCTTCGCTTCTGAAGTCGGTCCTCTTCGGTGTCTCCGGATGGGATCCTCTCACACTCGGCATCTCCTGCGTCGTACTTGGAGTTTCCACATTCCTGGCAAGCGCTCTACCTGCCCGCCGCGCGGCAACCGCCAACCCCATGGAGGCGCTCCGCACGGAATAA
- a CDS encoding EAL domain-containing protein, which translates to MREQERKLRSAPHSGRVLGGIPKFSMAFQPIVNVASGSVYGYESLVRSESGDSAHSVLSRVPTEHFHTFDRACRSKAMSEAIRCGFLTTGSTRLCVNVNPNAAVNEASDLRRTCDEAAEMGFPLERLVLELVEDEEIWDLAKLKPIIDEYREYGVKVAMDDFGAGYSGLKLLSRLKPDLIKLDMALVHAMDEDRTSQVIVKAIVQACFELGIVTIAEGVERYDQAMRLRDMGVVYQQGYYFARPAFESLPAIQFELPELQIG; encoded by the coding sequence GTGCGTGAACAGGAACGCAAATTGCGGTCTGCACCCCACTCCGGTCGTGTACTCGGAGGCATACCAAAGTTTTCCATGGCGTTTCAGCCGATTGTGAATGTGGCCAGCGGTAGCGTTTACGGTTACGAGTCGCTCGTGCGGTCTGAGAGCGGCGACTCTGCGCACAGTGTTCTTTCGCGTGTACCTACCGAACATTTTCATACGTTTGATCGTGCGTGCCGCTCCAAAGCAATGTCTGAGGCGATCCGCTGCGGATTTCTCACGACGGGTTCCACGCGTCTTTGCGTGAATGTGAACCCGAATGCGGCCGTGAATGAAGCCAGCGATCTTCGGCGGACATGCGATGAAGCTGCTGAAATGGGATTTCCGCTGGAACGGCTGGTACTGGAACTGGTGGAAGATGAAGAGATCTGGGACCTGGCGAAGCTGAAGCCGATTATCGATGAGTATCGCGAGTATGGCGTGAAGGTGGCGATGGACGACTTTGGCGCGGGCTATTCCGGGCTGAAGCTGCTTTCGCGACTGAAGCCTGACCTGATCAAACTGGATATGGCGCTGGTACATGCGATGGATGAGGACCGCACGTCGCAGGTGATTGTGAAGGCGATTGTGCAGGCTTGTTTTGAACTTGGTATCGTTACCATTGCAGAGGGCGTGGAGCGGTATGACCAGGCGATGCGCCTACGCGATATGGGCGTGGTCTACCAGCAGGGCTATTACTTTGCCCGCCCCGCCTTTGAATCGCTTCCTGCCATTCAGTTCGAGTTGCCGGAGCTGCAGATCGGTTAG
- a CDS encoding Ig-like domain repeat protein: MKLRSLVATVRGHIRSTVSRVPRFSRHGLTPVLLFMAAFAPSQTRLILNSGNTVATLGGSGKDGATATGDALTARFGTPRTVQYDVAGNLFVVDSRNNQVTRITPNGQLTVIAGTGREGYDGDGGQATKALLNRPVAIALRSDGTLFIADTGNHCIRSVMPNGTITTVAGIGKPGDSGDGSSAQAAKLRNPAGLAMGADGTLLIADTGNHRIRRLTTDGTIVAIAGTGKEGDSGDGGPATNATFRRPAALLVLNDGRVLIADTDARRIRILSPNGNIAPYGNTSFRSPEGMTLDASGNIVVADAQLQQVVQTAATGNSVLTGSGKQGTLATGALNSPSSVATDASGGIAISDRGNHQVQHLALPTLDFGSIPIGLTSSAQTLQLQNAGNTPLPITSIAFSPAFSITSNGTCGTLPFTLAAHAQCSLQLAFTPQTNGAAQAIGLIQSAAAPPSMLRLTGIGIPGTNLATSRIALVSDGSISYSGAPIRLTTTVAGSLLTPPTGNVVFQDGANNIATVPLTSGTAVLSTAALTAGPHTLRAIYSGDSTYATSTSASITQTVVAAPDFSLTTSATGYSGNANGSVTVPITLLPLNGTLNHATTLTISNLPSGATATFTPSTFTLGGDPVAVSLLIKIPATLAWQSDPGVLFTALLLCGIFPLKLKRLPVFLLIFGTLTLQGCGGFRTSTGPSDNTHRYNCTITATTTGVVGDTLTHSVPVELDLTQ, encoded by the coding sequence ATGAAGCTCCGTTCCCTCGTGGCCACAGTCCGTGGTCACATCCGCAGCACAGTGTCCCGTGTCCCTCGATTTTCCCGACACGGATTGACGCCTGTCCTGCTCTTCATGGCGGCCTTCGCACCTTCTCAAACCCGCCTGATCCTGAACTCTGGCAATACCGTGGCCACGCTTGGCGGCAGCGGCAAGGATGGCGCCACCGCAACTGGAGACGCCCTTACAGCGCGATTCGGGACCCCGCGCACGGTGCAATATGATGTCGCAGGCAACCTCTTCGTCGTCGACAGCCGGAACAACCAGGTCACCCGCATTACCCCCAATGGCCAACTGACCGTCATCGCCGGAACTGGACGCGAGGGCTACGACGGCGATGGTGGCCAGGCCACAAAAGCTCTTCTCAACCGCCCCGTGGCCATTGCCCTCCGCAGCGATGGAACGCTCTTCATTGCAGATACAGGCAATCACTGCATTCGCAGCGTAATGCCCAACGGGACGATCACCACCGTAGCGGGCATCGGTAAACCCGGAGACTCTGGAGACGGAAGCTCCGCCCAAGCCGCCAAACTGCGCAATCCCGCAGGCCTGGCTATGGGTGCAGACGGCACGCTCCTCATTGCCGATACCGGCAATCACCGCATCCGCCGACTCACCACGGATGGAACCATCGTCGCGATTGCTGGCACTGGAAAAGAAGGAGACTCCGGTGACGGAGGGCCAGCCACAAATGCCACATTCCGCAGGCCGGCAGCTCTGCTCGTCTTGAACGATGGCCGCGTCCTCATCGCCGATACCGACGCCCGACGCATCCGCATCCTGTCGCCCAACGGCAACATCGCCCCTTACGGCAACACAAGCTTTCGCAGCCCCGAAGGCATGACCCTCGACGCCTCCGGCAACATCGTCGTCGCCGATGCACAACTCCAGCAAGTGGTGCAAACCGCAGCCACAGGCAACAGTGTTCTGACCGGGAGCGGCAAACAGGGTACGTTGGCCACCGGTGCACTCAACTCCCCCTCCTCTGTCGCAACCGACGCCAGCGGCGGCATCGCCATCAGCGACCGCGGCAATCATCAGGTGCAACATCTCGCATTGCCAACACTGGACTTCGGCAGCATCCCCATCGGGTTGACCTCCTCAGCACAAACTCTGCAACTGCAAAATGCCGGGAACACCCCACTCCCGATCACCTCCATCGCTTTTTCGCCCGCATTTTCCATCACTTCAAACGGCACCTGCGGCACGCTCCCCTTCACACTCGCCGCACACGCACAGTGTTCGCTCCAGTTAGCCTTTACACCACAAACCAACGGAGCCGCCCAGGCAATCGGTCTAATCCAATCAGCCGCAGCGCCGCCCTCGATGCTGCGGCTCACAGGCATCGGAATACCCGGCACCAATCTCGCCACATCACGCATCGCGCTGGTCAGCGACGGTTCCATCAGTTATTCCGGAGCGCCCATCCGGCTCACCACCACCGTAGCGGGCTCTTTGCTGACACCGCCCACCGGCAATGTCGTCTTCCAGGATGGCGCGAATAACATCGCCACAGTGCCGCTCACCTCGGGCACAGCCGTGCTCTCCACGGCAGCACTCACCGCAGGCCCACACACACTTCGAGCCATCTATAGCGGCGACAGCACATACGCCACCAGCACCTCCGCATCCATCACGCAGACGGTCGTTGCAGCACCCGATTTTTCTCTCACCACATCCGCCACCGGTTACAGCGGCAATGCCAACGGCTCAGTCACCGTTCCCATCACGCTTCTTCCGCTGAATGGCACCTTGAATCACGCGACAACGCTCACCATAAGCAACCTGCCCAGCGGAGCCACGGCCACCTTCACGCCATCCACATTCACACTTGGCGGCGATCCGGTCGCGGTATCCCTTCTGATCAAAATCCCCGCAACGCTGGCGTGGCAATCAGATCCTGGCGTTCTGTTCACGGCGTTGCTTCTCTGTGGAATCTTCCCGCTGAAACTAAAACGTCTCCCCGTCTTCCTTCTAATCTTCGGCACGCTCACCTTGCAGGGATGCGGAGGTTTTAGAACCAGCACCGGCCCCTCAGACAATACGCACCGCTACAACTGCACGATCACCGCCACCACAACAGGCGTAGTGGGCGACACGCTCACACACTCCGTCCCCGTAGAACTGGATCTCACTCAATGA
- a CDS encoding PadR family transcriptional regulator: MSERADVWQGTLSLMVLKTLQSMGAQHGYGIARRIEQTSGDILALNYGTLYPALVKLEQEGYVASEWGNSDNNRRAKFYSLTRAGHRRLAAEAKSWQQTSEIMARFLALEAAK; this comes from the coding sequence ATGAGCGAACGCGCGGATGTGTGGCAGGGAACCCTGAGCCTGATGGTGCTGAAAACCCTGCAAAGCATGGGCGCACAGCACGGCTATGGCATCGCGCGTCGCATCGAGCAGACCAGCGGCGACATCCTCGCACTCAACTACGGCACGCTCTATCCCGCACTCGTGAAGCTGGAACAGGAGGGCTACGTCGCATCGGAGTGGGGAAACTCGGACAACAATCGCCGCGCCAAATTTTATTCCCTCACCCGCGCCGGTCATCGTCGTCTTGCCGCCGAAGCAAAAAGTTGGCAGCAAACCAGTGAAATCATGGCTCGCTTCCTGGCGCTGGAGGCTGCAAAATGA
- a CDS encoding glutamine synthetase family protein, which yields MSGNYRDFLELSYAELEDLNLAAKDQRKQRVAIDKIQEERLKYLTDTKGIKAVTVCFSDLEGRLHMLDYDKKFLVNSYDNLTFDGSSIRGFTAQKESDLRLGLDWNAFYWTPSDVFGSGKVLVFGEVIDKNGQPYAADLRGILKQYANHQFAEKGYTLNAANEVEGFLFEGVDAERSYHKTGSFEYVNAGGYYHSLPGDPLREFIDTTAEVQRAMGFENEKDHPEVAPSQFEINYTYGDVVSAADQIQLYKLICRQVATQMGMTASFLPKPVTGVNGSGMHTNVSITKDKKNLFFDKAGEENMSELAWSFIDKVLTHGNDLCLLLNSSVNAYRRLDPHFEAPNQIKASATDRGSMVRIPIGNEKSARVEVRSVGPDANPYGVLYSIFKTGLDGQVSNIENLRQASRYLPDNIYTAIENFRGADWTTTLLGADVKDRFADLKQAAADRSPRLLGSIVKGSEVQFHHEVYNQLLWGQF from the coding sequence ATGTCCGGCAATTACCGCGATTTTCTCGAACTGTCGTATGCAGAGCTCGAAGACCTTAACCTGGCAGCTAAGGACCAGCGCAAACAGCGCGTGGCAATCGACAAGATTCAGGAAGAGCGGCTGAAGTACCTGACGGACACGAAGGGCATCAAGGCCGTGACCGTTTGCTTCAGCGACCTGGAAGGCCGTTTGCACATGCTGGACTATGACAAGAAGTTCCTGGTCAACAGCTATGACAACCTGACCTTTGACGGCTCGTCCATCCGTGGCTTTACGGCGCAGAAGGAATCGGATCTGCGCCTGGGCCTGGACTGGAATGCGTTTTACTGGACACCTTCCGACGTGTTCGGTAGCGGCAAGGTGCTGGTGTTCGGTGAAGTGATCGACAAGAACGGTCAGCCCTATGCAGCCGATCTGCGTGGCATTCTGAAGCAGTATGCCAACCATCAGTTTGCTGAGAAGGGCTACACGCTGAACGCTGCGAACGAAGTGGAAGGTTTCCTCTTCGAAGGCGTGGATGCGGAGCGCAGCTATCACAAGACCGGTTCGTTCGAGTATGTGAACGCAGGTGGCTACTACCACTCGCTGCCGGGTGATCCTCTGCGTGAGTTCATTGACACCACCGCAGAAGTGCAGCGCGCGATGGGCTTTGAAAACGAGAAGGACCATCCGGAAGTTGCGCCTTCGCAGTTTGAGATCAACTACACCTACGGTGATGTGGTTTCCGCTGCGGATCAGATCCAGCTCTACAAGCTGATCTGTCGCCAAGTGGCCACGCAGATGGGTATGACGGCATCGTTCCTGCCCAAGCCGGTGACCGGCGTGAATGGCAGCGGCATGCACACCAACGTTTCCATCACCAAGGACAAGAAGAACCTCTTCTTCGACAAGGCTGGCGAAGAGAACATGTCGGAACTGGCGTGGAGCTTCATCGACAAGGTTCTGACGCACGGCAACGACCTCTGCCTGCTGCTGAACTCGTCTGTGAATGCGTACCGCCGCCTGGATCCGCACTTCGAAGCTCCGAACCAGATCAAGGCTTCGGCGACCGATCGTGGATCGATGGTTCGTATTCCCATCGGCAACGAGAAGTCGGCGCGCGTTGAGGTCCGTTCGGTGGGCCCGGATGCGAATCCGTATGGCGTGCTGTACTCCATCTTCAAGACGGGTCTTGATGGACAGGTGAGCAACATCGAAAACCTGCGTCAGGCTTCACGTTATCTGCCGGACAACATCTACACGGCGATCGAAAACTTCCGCGGCGCCGATTGGACCACAACGCTGCTGGGCGCCGATGTGAAGGATCGTTTTGCAGACCTGAAGCAGGCCGCCGCAGATCGCAGCCCGCGTCTGCTGGGCAGCATTGTGAAGGGCAGCGAAGTGCAGTTCCACCACGAAGTCTACAACCAGCTTCTCTGGGGCCAGTTCTAG